A segment of the Thalassospira sp. ER-Se-21-Dark genome:
AAGTCAAAGCCAAATCGGCCGGCTAAGGGCCAGCTAGAATAAACGGAGTTAGAAATGGCTAAAGAAAAGTTTGAGCGTACAAAACCGCACGTTAACGTTGGCACTATCGGCCACGTTGACCACGGTAAAACCACGCTGACCGCAGCAATCACCAAAGTTCTGGCAGAAGCCGGTGGCGCTTCGTTCCAGGACTACAGCATGATCGACAAGGC
Coding sequences within it:
- a CDS encoding GTP-binding protein; the protein is MAKEKFERTKPHVNVGTIGHVDHGKTTLTAAITKVLAEAGGASFQDYSMIDKA